In Geotalea uraniireducens, the genomic window TCACCCTGCTGCTGCCGCTGATCCGCGAGATGGCCGACGACGGCGAAATCAGGCGCATGGCGGAAATCTGCACCGACAGCGCCCGGCACATGCAGAATATCACCGGCAAGTACCTGAAGCTGGCACGCCTGACAACCGCCGTTTCCCACCACGAGCTGCTGCCGGTGAACCTGACCGCGGCCGCCGCCGGCTCCTGCACCGAGTTTGCCGAAACGGCCGGCCGGCGACGGATCACCCTCGATAACCGAATCTCCGGCGACCTCGACGTCCTTGCCGACCCGGCACAGATCGAAGAGCTGTTTGCCAACCTGCTCGACAACGCCGTCAAGTTTTCCCCGCCGGAGAGCGCCATCGTACTGGAAGCCATCCGGCAGGAGGAGATGATTGTGGTAATGGTTCAGGATCGGGGAATTGGCCTTGAACCCCATCAGACGGAACATATTTTCGACGAATTGTACAAGGCCGACGATTCGCGCCACGAAACCGGCGCCCCGGGACTCGGCCTGTCGATCAGCAAGCGGATCGTCCTCAATCACGGCGGGACGATCCGCGCCGCCAGCCCCGGCAAGGATCAGGGAACGACCATCTCGTTCACTCTGCCGGCAGCCGGCCGAGCACATCCAATGGAGGGAGAACAGCTATGACCGGGAGAGTCATGCTCGTCGACGACGAGCCGTTCATCAGGGAAGCGATCCAAATCTTTTTCCGTTCCCGCGGCATGGAGATCGTCATTGCCGCCAATGCCGAGGAATGCCTCGACCACCTTGAGCGGGGGTTCCGGGGGATCATTCTCATGGACATCATGATGCCGCGGCTGGACGGCTGGGACACCATCCGGGAGATCGTCCAGCGGGGCCTTTTCCCTGGCAATATCATCATCATGCTGACGGCCAAGGATGAACCGGACGAAAAGATGAACGGCCTGCAGGAGTATGTCGCCGATTACGTTGCCAAACCGTGCGCGCCCCAGGAATTGCTCGACACCGTATCCTATTATCTCGGCCTGCTCGAACCCGGAGTCGCCCTTGTTTAACGGTAACATCGTCATCATCGGCGTCTCTACCGGCGGTCCCAAAACCCTGGAAACGATCTTCGCCGGATTGCCGCCCCTCAATGCCGCAGTGATCATCGTGCTGCACATCCCCTCCGGCACCGATCGGACTTTTGCCAGGCGACTCAACAACGTTTCGACGATGCCGGTAACCTTGGCGGAGCACGGCAGCTATCTGCAGACCGGTCATGTCTATCTGGTCCCCGGCGCCATGCATTTGCGGCTGGAGGGGAACAGCCGGCTGATCCTCTTCGCCGGGGACCGGATCAACTTCGTCCGTCCCTCCATCGACGTGGCAATGACCTCGCTCAGCAAGCCGCTGCACGGCAGGATCATCGGCGTGGTCCTCACCGGCATGGGGAAGGACGGCGCCGAAGGAATCCGCCACATCAAGAGCATCGGCGGCACCACCATCGCCCAGGACCAGGACACGTCGGCCATTTACGGCATGCCGAAAGCCGCCCTGCAAACCGGGGCGGTCGACTTCGTTCTCCCCTGCCAGACAATCGGCTCCAAGCTCCACACTCTGTTAGATCATTCTAAAGATCGCACCGCAGCTGCCGACTAGTATCTATAGGTAGTTGATCCACCGGCCCCGGACACGAGCGCAGCAAGCAGTCGCTCAGTAGTGAGGCGGCGGTTCATCCTCTTCCGGCCGGCGCACCGGCGATGGCTCGAGTGCCCGGAGGTGGGCCTTGACCGCCTGCAGCTCGCCGCTGAGCCGGTCGATGACCTGTTGCTGGCTAAAAAGCGCCTCGTGCAACTCCTGAACGGTCTGTTCCAGGTGCATGCAATGAATTTCCAGATCGGTAAGCCGGTCGTTCATCCGTTCTCCTTCCGTTTTGCCGGTGCCACCGCCGCACATGTCCCGCGGGATCGGCCAGTTGAAATAAATGGACAATTTTAGTCCGCTTTGTTAACCTTTGATCTTTTCAGGGATGGGCACCACTCCTGCGGAACGCCGCCCATCCAACCAAGGAGTTGTTGCCATGTTGGCCCGCAAAGCAGTACAGATTCCCCTTTACGACCTGATTTCCTGTCTGTCCGACATCATCGACCTGATCAATCCGGAGTTGGTCAACCACCACCAGAAAGTTGCCTATATTGCCTATCGCCTCGGCACCGAACTGCGCTTTTCCAGCCGCGAGATCAGCGATCTGCTGCTGGCCGGCAAGCTCCACGACATCGGCATTCTCTCCAGCAGCGAGCGAATCAGGTCGATGCAGTTCGAAACGACATCGGCCAACGCCCATGCCGAAATCGGTTACCGGCTCCTCTCCGCCTTTGCCCCGCTGGCCGGAGTGGCGCAGCTGATCCGCCACCATCACGCCAGCTGGGAGGAAGCCCGCAACGACCGGCGGGGAGAAATTCTCCCCGGCAGCCAGCTGCTCCACCTCGCCGACCGGGTTGCCGTCCTGACGGTCCACTGTAACGGCAACCTGCTCAGCCACAGCCGGACGATTCTCGAAACAATTACCGCCCAGCGGGGAACCATGTTCATGCCGGAAGCGGTGACCGCCCTGGAACGGCTGGCGGAAAAGGAATTCTTCTGGCTCGACCTCTGCTCGTCCGGGGTCGGAAATCTGCTGCGCCGGCGAGTCGCCCAGGAAAGCATCATCGTCAATCTGGCCAGCCTGCTTGATCTGGCGCGGATCTTTTCCCGGATCATCGACTTCCGCAGCCGCTTCACCGCGACCCATTCCAGCGGCGTGGCGGCCAGCGCCGAAGCGCTCGCCCGGTTGATCGGCTTTTCGGAACACGAGTGCACGATGATGAAGATCGCCGGTTTTCTCCACGACCTGGGAAAACTGGCGGTCCCGACCGAAATCCTGGAAAAGCCGGCGCCCCTCTCCTCGTCGGAGCGGGACCTGATCCGCTGCCATACCTTCCACACCTTCCGCACTCTGGAGAATATCCACGATTTCGCCCTGATCAACGCCTGGGCATCGTTTCACCACGAATGCCTCGATGGCAGCGGCTACCCGTTCCATCTGACCAGGGACGAGCTCTCCCTCGGTTCCCGGATCATGGCGGTGGCCGACGTCTTCACCGCCATCACCGAAGACCGCCCCTACCGCCGCGGAATGACGAACGAGCAGGCGCTCGCCACCATCGGCGAGATGGTGGAGCGCCAGGCGCTCGATCCACTGGTGGTGGATGTCCTGCGGGCCAACTTCACGATGATCAACGCCGTCCGAATGGAGGCCCAGGCGGCCTCGATCCGGGAATACAGCGAGCTGCAGCAGTTCATTGCCGAACCGGCTGTCCGGCAGCCGGTCCCGGCGCTCGGCTAGCTTTTTCCTTTCTGCCGATGGCCTTTCCCGCGGGGCCCGTTACACTTATAGGCGGACGGCTCCGCCCGTGTCACTGGGCAAAACACCGCCGCCCCGACGGGAGGTTGCCGGCCATGCGGCCTTTTCCGGTTTCCCGCCGCCCGCTGCGGCGTTTCATGCTGCCCCTTATCGCCCTGGCGCTCTGCCTCGCCGGCATCGCCCGGGCGACCGCTCCGCCGCGCCCCGTGACGCTTCATTTCTTCTGGGAACAGGGGTGCCCGGTCTGCGCCAAAGCCGCCCCGTTCATCGCCGGCCTGCAACAGCGCTACCCAAACCTGCGGATCATCCGTTACGAGGTGGTCGAGCATCCGGAAAATCTTGATCTGCTGGTCGCCATGGCCAAAGCCCGCGGCCAGGAGCTGCAAGGGGTGCCGACCGTCTTCGTCGGCCGGGCCATGTTCGTCGGTTTCTCGGCGGAGATCGGCCGGGCGATCGAGGAACGGGTCCGGCGCTGTCTGAGTGCCGGCTGCACCGATAGCGGCGACGGCACCCTGGTCACCGCCGGCGATGCGTCCGCCATCGACCTGCCGCTGGTCGGCCGGGTCGATGGCGGTTCGCTTTCGCTGCCGCTCTTCACCCTGATGATCGCCGGGCTGGACAGCCTCAATCCCTGCTCGATCTTCGTCCTCTTTTTCCTGCTCAGCCTGCTCATCCACGCCCATTCCCGCTTTCGCCTGGCCGTGGTCGGCGGCACGTTCGTCTTCTGCTCCGCCCTGATCTACTTCCTGTTCATGGCCGCCTGGCTCAACTTCTTTCTCTTCGTCGGCCGCAACCCGCTCGTTACGGGAGCGGCCGGCACGGTCGCCCTCCTGATCGCCGCCCTCAACATCAAGGACTTTTTCCTTTTCGGCCACAGCATTTCTCTGTCGATCCCGGCCACGGCCAAGCCGCGGCTCTTCGAGCGGATGCGGAGAATCATGCAGAGCGGCTCGCTGCCGGCAATGCTGGCGGCAACCTGCCTCCTCGCCATCGCGGCCAATTCCTACGGACTGCTTTGTACCGCCGGTTTTCCGATGATCTTCATCCGCGTTCTCACCCTCCATCCGTTACCGGCCACCAGCAACCTGTTTTACCTCCTCCTCTACAACCTCGTGCATGTGATCCCGCTGACAGCGATCGTCGCATTTTTCGCCGCCACCCTCGAAAGCCGCAAGCTCAGTGAGCGGGAAGGGCGCCGGCTGAAACTGAGCTCCGGCATCATGATGCTCTGCCTCGGCCTGATCCTCCTCATTCGGCCGGTGCTGCTGAACAGCGCCGGCACGGCGCTCTCCATCCTCGCCGCCGCCCTGGGCGGCTCCTGGCTGCTCGTCCATCTGGCCGAGAAACGGGCAGGCGGCGTCAGCGAATAATACCGGCCGTCACCAGGAAACCGCTGACTGCCCGGCGGATCGCCGCAGCCGCGACGGGCCAATCGTTGTGGCCGCAAGAGAGGGCGACCAACCGGCCGTGGGGAACAGCCGCCGCCAGGTCCCGTCCTTCGGCGAACGGCACGATATCGTCGTCCCGACCATGGAGGACGAGCACGGGTCCCTCGTAACCGCGCAATGCCGCCCGGTTGTCGTAACGGTCCCGCAGCAGCAGGGCAGGAAGGAGCATCCGCCGGGCGAAGGGGCGGAGGGAAGTGAAAGGGGACTGCAGGACAAC contains:
- a CDS encoding response regulator, whose protein sequence is MTGRVMLVDDEPFIREAIQIFFRSRGMEIVIAANAEECLDHLERGFRGIILMDIMMPRLDGWDTIREIVQRGLFPGNIIIMLTAKDEPDEKMNGLQEYVADYVAKPCAPQELLDTVSYYLGLLEPGVALV
- a CDS encoding HD-GYP domain-containing protein, with protein sequence MLARKAVQIPLYDLISCLSDIIDLINPELVNHHQKVAYIAYRLGTELRFSSREISDLLLAGKLHDIGILSSSERIRSMQFETTSANAHAEIGYRLLSAFAPLAGVAQLIRHHHASWEEARNDRRGEILPGSQLLHLADRVAVLTVHCNGNLLSHSRTILETITAQRGTMFMPEAVTALERLAEKEFFWLDLCSSGVGNLLRRRVAQESIIVNLASLLDLARIFSRIIDFRSRFTATHSSGVAASAEALARLIGFSEHECTMMKIAGFLHDLGKLAVPTEILEKPAPLSSSERDLIRCHTFHTFRTLENIHDFALINAWASFHHECLDGSGYPFHLTRDELSLGSRIMAVADVFTAITEDRPYRRGMTNEQALATIGEMVERQALDPLVVDVLRANFTMINAVRMEAQAASIREYSELQQFIAEPAVRQPVPALG
- a CDS encoding thioredoxin family protein, whose product is MRPFPVSRRPLRRFMLPLIALALCLAGIARATAPPRPVTLHFFWEQGCPVCAKAAPFIAGLQQRYPNLRIIRYEVVEHPENLDLLVAMAKARGQELQGVPTVFVGRAMFVGFSAEIGRAIEERVRRCLSAGCTDSGDGTLVTAGDASAIDLPLVGRVDGGSLSLPLFTLMIAGLDSLNPCSIFVLFFLLSLLIHAHSRFRLAVVGGTFVFCSALIYFLFMAAWLNFFLFVGRNPLVTGAAGTVALLIAALNIKDFFLFGHSISLSIPATAKPRLFERMRRIMQSGSLPAMLAATCLLAIAANSYGLLCTAGFPMIFIRVLTLHPLPATSNLFYLLLYNLVHVIPLTAIVAFFAATLESRKLSEREGRRLKLSSGIMMLCLGLILLIRPVLLNSAGTALSILAAALGGSWLLVHLAEKRAGGVSE
- a CDS encoding CheB methylesterase domain-containing protein, whose translation is MFNGNIVIIGVSTGGPKTLETIFAGLPPLNAAVIIVLHIPSGTDRTFARRLNNVSTMPVTLAEHGSYLQTGHVYLVPGAMHLRLEGNSRLILFAGDRINFVRPSIDVAMTSLSKPLHGRIIGVVLTGMGKDGAEGIRHIKSIGGTTIAQDQDTSAIYGMPKAALQTGAVDFVLPCQTIGSKLHTLLDHSKDRTAAAD
- a CDS encoding SlyX family protein → MNDRLTDLEIHCMHLEQTVQELHEALFSQQQVIDRLSGELQAVKAHLRALEPSPVRRPEEDEPPPHY